The Streptococcus toyakuensis genome has a window encoding:
- a CDS encoding ABC transporter ATP-binding protein yields the protein MTEIRLEHVSYAYGQEKILEDINLQVTSGEVVSILGPSGVGKTTLFNLIAGILEVQSGRIVLDGEENPKGRVSYMLQKDLLLEHKTVLGNIILPLLIQKVGKAEAIARADEILATFQLIAVRDKYPHELSGGMRQRVALLRTYLFGHKLFLLDEAFSALDEMTKMELHAWYLEIHKQLQLTTLIITHSIEEALSLSDRIYILKNRPGQIVSEIKPDWSEDEDKEVQKIAYKRQILVELGLDK from the coding sequence ATGACAGAGATTAGACTAGAACACGTCAGTTATGCTTATGGTCAGGAGAAAATTTTAGAGGATATCAACCTGCAGGTGACTTCAGGTGAAGTGGTTTCTATCCTAGGCCCAAGTGGTGTAGGAAAGACCACCCTCTTTAATCTAATAGCTGGGATTTTAGAAGTTCAGTCAGGGAGAATTGTCCTTGATGGTGAAGAAAATCCTAAGGGGCGCGTGAGTTATATGTTGCAAAAGGACTTGCTCTTGGAGCACAAGACGGTGCTTGGTAATATCATTCTGCCCCTCTTGATTCAAAAAGTGGGTAAGGCAGAAGCTATTGCTCGCGCAGATGAAATTCTTGCGACCTTTCAGTTGATAGCTGTACGGGACAAGTATCCTCATGAACTCAGCGGCGGGATGCGCCAGCGTGTAGCCTTGCTCCGAACCTACCTTTTCGGGCACAAGCTCTTTCTCTTGGATGAGGCCTTTAGCGCCTTGGATGAGATGACCAAGATGGAACTCCACGCTTGGTATCTGGAGATTCACAAGCAGTTGCAACTGACAACATTGATTATCACGCATAGTATCGAGGAGGCTCTCAGTCTCAGCGACCGCATCTATATCTTGAAAAATCGCCCTGGGCAGATTGTTTCAGAAATTAAACCAGATTGGTCTGAAGATGAGGACAAAGAGGTTCAAAAGATTGCCTACAAACGTCAAATCTTGGTAGAATTAGGCTTAGATAAGTAG